The following proteins are encoded in a genomic region of Desulfuromonas acetoxidans DSM 684:
- a CDS encoding flagellar hook assembly protein FlgD, with protein sequence MSVTSTTETSQSSSPTYATASSKALGEADFLELLVAQLENQDPLEPQSNTEFIAQLATFSSLEQQTMTNNKLDSVISATADMQQLAGIDMLGKTVVAQSDNFYLNGDQVEIGMYLPEDATSVTVNILDEDESVVATIDSSDLSAGDNFLDWDGTDMDGNPLPEGEYSLSVEAYNSDGEIDNVLPLIKTTVDEVAMTGSGSVLSTDAGEILLSSIYSVANN encoded by the coding sequence ATGTCTGTAACGTCGACAACAGAAACCAGTCAATCCAGCAGCCCCACCTATGCTACCGCGTCCAGTAAAGCCCTCGGCGAAGCAGATTTTCTCGAGTTGCTGGTGGCGCAACTGGAGAACCAGGACCCATTGGAACCGCAAAGCAACACTGAGTTTATTGCTCAGTTAGCGACCTTCAGTTCTCTTGAACAGCAAACCATGACCAACAACAAACTCGATTCCGTGATCTCCGCGACAGCCGATATGCAGCAGTTGGCGGGTATCGACATGCTCGGCAAAACCGTGGTTGCGCAAAGCGACAATTTTTATCTCAACGGTGACCAGGTGGAGATCGGTATGTATCTGCCGGAAGACGCCACCTCAGTCACTGTCAATATCCTTGATGAAGACGAAAGCGTCGTCGCCACCATCGACAGTTCGGATCTCAGTGCCGGAGACAATTTTCTCGACTGGGACGGCACCGACATGGACGGCAATCCTCTTCCTGAAGGGGAATACAGCTTGTCGGTTGAAGCCTATAACTCAGACGGCGAGATCGACAATGTGTTGCCGCTGATCAAAACCACGGTTGATGAAGTGGCCATGACCGGCTCCGGCAGCGTCTTGAGTACCGATGCCGGTGAAATCCTGCTGTCTTCCATCTATTCGGTTGCGAACAACTGA
- the lpdA gene encoding dihydrolipoyl dehydrogenase, giving the protein MEKVWDVVVLGGGPAGVMSALKLAMSGKKVCMVEQGPQRLGGTCLHEGCMATKSMLKTAEVYQTIKQAEEYGIEATAAPLDLHCTVMRKNDHLKTLNNRLQQMALQSGLHIQPGHGSFVSPTRIAVDGPDGHVELQAEKIVIATGSRPRELDEIPIDGALILNSNQMLQQTRLPERLLIIGGGAIGCEFASMFQAFGSDVTLIESAEHLLPREDRDTGETLQTCLEQRDIRVLTGKTIVRVNKTDTQVELVLQGNDQPLVADQMLVAVGRKPNTDWLDLAAAGIDCDGETICVNDQLQTSQPHIYAAGDVINTMMLAHSAMLESDIVAANLLGNNKTLNTATIPRVVYSFPQVAAVGLTERELPEDSYRALFQPFGESAKALVDQRLEGHIKLLVDNDSNTICGATIIGEHATELIHELALTISQDISLGVLKEVVHAHPTLAESIWDLARHQG; this is encoded by the coding sequence ATGGAGAAAGTCTGGGATGTTGTCGTCCTCGGAGGAGGCCCCGCAGGGGTTATGAGTGCATTAAAACTGGCCATGAGCGGTAAAAAGGTGTGCATGGTCGAACAAGGGCCCCAACGACTCGGCGGCACCTGCCTCCATGAAGGGTGCATGGCAACAAAATCCATGCTGAAAACCGCCGAGGTGTACCAGACCATCAAACAGGCCGAAGAATACGGCATCGAAGCAACAGCGGCTCCGCTGGACCTCCATTGCACCGTGATGCGCAAAAACGACCATCTTAAGACACTGAACAACCGGCTGCAGCAAATGGCCCTGCAGAGCGGCTTGCACATTCAACCCGGTCATGGCTCGTTTGTTTCCCCCACACGGATTGCGGTCGATGGCCCTGACGGGCACGTCGAGCTTCAGGCTGAAAAGATCGTTATCGCCACCGGATCCCGCCCAAGAGAATTGGACGAGATTCCAATCGATGGTGCACTGATCCTGAACAGCAATCAAATGCTACAACAGACCCGCCTGCCCGAACGGTTACTGATCATCGGCGGCGGTGCCATTGGTTGTGAATTTGCCAGTATGTTTCAGGCCTTCGGTTCTGACGTGACTTTGATTGAAAGCGCCGAACATCTACTGCCGCGCGAAGACCGCGATACAGGAGAGACGCTGCAGACCTGTCTGGAACAACGCGATATTCGCGTGTTAACAGGAAAAACCATTGTCCGTGTCAATAAAACGGATACTCAGGTAGAATTGGTTTTACAAGGCAATGACCAACCACTGGTGGCCGACCAAATGCTGGTGGCAGTCGGCAGAAAGCCAAACACCGACTGGTTAGACCTGGCCGCCGCAGGGATTGACTGTGATGGTGAGACCATCTGCGTCAACGATCAACTGCAAACCAGCCAGCCCCATATCTACGCAGCCGGTGACGTTATCAACACCATGATGCTGGCCCATTCCGCAATGCTGGAAAGTGACATTGTCGCCGCCAACCTGCTCGGCAATAACAAAACACTGAATACTGCGACCATCCCCCGCGTCGTATACTCTTTCCCCCAAGTGGCCGCCGTTGGCCTGACCGAACGGGAATTGCCGGAAGACAGCTATCGAGCTTTGTTTCAACCGTTCGGTGAAAGTGCCAAGGCCCTGGTCGATCAACGTCTGGAGGGCCATATCAAGCTGTTGGTAGATAACGACAGCAACACCATTTGCGGAGCGACCATCATCGGTGAGCACGCCACAGAGCTGATCCACGAACTGGCCCTGACGATCAGTCAGGATATCAGCCTCGGCGTTCTCAAAGAGGTGGTGCATGCCCATCCGACTCTCGCGGAATCAATTTGGGATCTGGCCCGCCATCAGGGCTAG
- the flgL gene encoding flagellar hook-associated protein FlgL, with protein MMRTTTTSVYRSMQLNIARAEDELNRLYMHTEKRVNVASDDPSAVRAIENARSQMTMSDRYIENIETVQDGMDIVDGYLDTVENIMQRIQEITTAAINSSLSDADAVTYADEVATLKEQLVDVANTQVNGKYLFAGFTDDTQPFSVDAVSGDVSYDGTTDIKYVEVGPGETVQSNLTGDVLFTDPVDVFAVFDDLEANLRAGDVAALQVSLDAIEPATDQIRTQRSLMGNDNARLEDNRAMLEEVKLQMKTTLSRYEDADMIEVFSDMTQAETALEAALAVSSRLNSLSLLDYM; from the coding sequence ATGATGCGTACGACGACAACCAGTGTTTATCGCAGCATGCAGCTGAATATCGCCAGAGCCGAAGACGAGCTGAACCGGCTCTATATGCACACCGAAAAAAGAGTTAACGTCGCCTCCGATGATCCGTCTGCGGTGCGTGCCATTGAAAACGCCCGTAGTCAGATGACCATGAGCGACCGCTATATTGAAAATATTGAGACGGTTCAGGACGGCATGGACATTGTTGACGGTTATCTCGACACCGTTGAAAATATTATGCAGCGTATTCAGGAGATCACCACCGCGGCAATTAACTCGTCCCTGTCCGATGCCGACGCGGTAACGTACGCGGATGAAGTGGCAACGTTAAAAGAGCAGCTTGTTGATGTCGCCAATACCCAGGTCAACGGCAAATACCTGTTTGCCGGGTTTACCGACGATACCCAGCCGTTTAGCGTCGATGCGGTCAGCGGTGATGTGAGCTATGACGGCACCACGGATATCAAGTATGTTGAAGTGGGGCCCGGAGAAACCGTGCAGAGCAATCTGACCGGCGATGTGCTGTTCACCGACCCGGTTGACGTTTTTGCCGTGTTTGACGATCTCGAAGCCAACCTGCGTGCCGGTGACGTGGCTGCCCTGCAGGTGTCGCTGGACGCGATTGAACCGGCCACCGACCAGATCCGTACCCAGCGCAGCCTGATGGGCAATGACAACGCCCGCCTGGAAGACAACAGGGCGATGCTTGAAGAGGTCAAGCTGCAGATGAAAACCACCTTGTCACGTTATGAAGATGCCGACATGATTGAAGTGTTCAGCGACATGACCCAGGCGGAGACAGCCCTGGAAGCGGCGCTGGCGGTCAGTTCCAGGCTCAACAGTCTGAGTTTACTCGATTATATGTAA
- a CDS encoding flagellar hook protein FlgE has product MGLTSTLYSGISGLQTNAEAMSVTGNNISNSNTIGYKSSSTVFSDMLSATISTTGTSVNQVGRGSELTTVRSNFSQGSFQSTSSDTDLAVEGAGFFMLSAAGTDEVVYTRNGAFHFDPGGYLVNADGYRVQGQLFDADGTPGGGDPVDIKVDLTSQVPALQTSNIVLTTNLNSGTEEIPGGFDLSDPSESSNYSTSTPIYDALGETHLATTYFTKTGDQTWEWNTVVDSADLDPSVASSEESTVIGTGTLTFDDDGQLIGTSGFDLDETTLMWASGADPTQSIAIEFDTTQFGRTSTVYSQDQDGYAAGEVVETSINSDGVVSVSYSNGETRDIATLTLATFTNPGGLVKEGNSLYSASRYSGNPQIGTPGASQGIIYTNSLELSNVDLSQEFVDMITIQNGYSANSKVITTTDEMLQEVINLIR; this is encoded by the coding sequence ATGGGACTTACCAGTACCTTATATAGCGGGATCAGTGGATTGCAGACCAATGCCGAGGCTATGAGTGTCACCGGCAACAATATCTCCAACAGCAACACCATTGGCTACAAGTCAAGCTCAACAGTATTTTCCGACATGCTTTCAGCAACGATCTCTACCACCGGTACCAGTGTCAATCAGGTTGGTCGTGGTTCCGAATTGACGACGGTGCGCAGCAATTTCAGTCAGGGATCGTTTCAGAGTACCTCCAGCGATACGGATCTGGCCGTTGAAGGCGCGGGTTTTTTCATGCTTAGCGCTGCAGGGACTGATGAAGTCGTGTATACCCGCAACGGTGCATTTCACTTTGATCCGGGTGGTTATCTGGTCAATGCCGACGGCTATCGGGTTCAAGGCCAACTGTTTGATGCGGACGGCACTCCGGGAGGGGGCGACCCGGTGGATATTAAGGTCGATCTGACCAGCCAGGTCCCAGCCCTGCAGACGTCCAATATTGTGCTTACGACCAACCTCAACTCTGGTACCGAGGAGATCCCGGGCGGTTTTGATCTCAGCGACCCTTCGGAAAGCTCCAACTATTCCACGTCGACACCGATCTATGATGCCCTGGGTGAGACGCATCTGGCCACCACCTATTTTACCAAAACCGGCGACCAGACCTGGGAATGGAACACCGTAGTCGACAGTGCTGATCTCGATCCGTCCGTGGCCAGCAGTGAAGAGTCGACGGTGATCGGTACCGGCACGTTAACCTTTGATGATGACGGTCAACTGATTGGTACCAGCGGCTTTGATCTCGATGAAACCACGTTGATGTGGGCCAGTGGTGCCGATCCAACCCAGAGCATTGCCATTGAATTTGATACCACCCAATTTGGCCGTACATCAACGGTGTATTCCCAGGATCAAGATGGCTATGCGGCGGGTGAAGTTGTCGAAACTTCGATCAACAGTGACGGGGTGGTCAGTGTCAGCTATTCAAACGGCGAGACACGCGATATCGCGACCCTTACTCTGGCGACTTTCACCAATCCCGGCGGGCTGGTCAAAGAAGGGAACAGTCTCTATTCGGCCAGTCGTTATTCCGGTAATCCGCAGATCGGCACTCCCGGTGCGTCACAGGGGATTATTTATACCAACTCCCTGGAGCTGTCTAATGTTGACCTGTCGCAGGAATTTGTCGACATGATCACGATCCAGAATGGTTATTCGGCCAACTCGAAGGTGATTACCACGACGGACGAGATGCTGCAGGAAGTGATCAACCTGATTCGTTAA
- a CDS encoding flagellar protein FlgN, whose product MGCELNNRLEELKALLQRERDCAIRLDMEELRQLLQEKMSLLTHINKLPVEDNPQRLKLLQQIAHENRRNARLFESAGTRVQRCLSFYFKPRYPQYGSDGHVSPKNGLRPLLSGRV is encoded by the coding sequence ATGGGCTGTGAGCTGAATAATCGTCTGGAAGAGTTGAAAGCATTGTTGCAGCGCGAACGCGATTGCGCCATCCGTCTCGATATGGAGGAGCTGAGGCAACTGTTACAGGAGAAAATGTCGTTGCTGACACATATCAATAAGTTGCCCGTTGAAGACAATCCACAGCGCTTGAAACTGTTACAGCAGATCGCCCATGAGAATCGACGTAATGCGCGGTTGTTTGAGAGTGCCGGCACACGAGTGCAGCGCTGTCTCTCTTTTTATTTCAAGCCGCGTTATCCGCAATACGGCAGCGATGGTCACGTCAGCCCCAAAAACGGGTTGCGGCCTCTACTGTCAGGGAGGGTGTAG
- a CDS encoding TIGR02530 family flagellar biosynthesis protein: MATPAVRHAAKDVGTIRFSAHSRQRMLKRGVQFSAGQLARIEEALITLQHKGSRTSVVMVDGAALVVSVPQATVVTVVDQAGLRDQVFTNIDSAVFA; this comes from the coding sequence ATGGCAACGCCGGCAGTAAGACACGCGGCCAAGGATGTCGGCACGATCCGTTTTTCCGCGCATTCCCGCCAACGGATGCTCAAACGGGGGGTGCAGTTTAGCGCGGGGCAACTCGCACGGATTGAAGAGGCACTCATCACCCTGCAACACAAAGGCAGTCGCACCTCCGTGGTGATGGTGGATGGCGCGGCTCTGGTGGTCAGTGTGCCTCAGGCGACAGTGGTCACCGTTGTGGATCAGGCCGGATTGCGTGACCAGGTGTTTACCAATATCGACAGTGCGGTTTTTGCCTAA
- the flgK gene encoding flagellar hook-associated protein FlgK, with amino-acid sequence MAGLIGALNTGKTGLMVSQKGIEVTGNNLTNASTEGYSRQVLKVSSSPALEHNGIIVGHGAVVTAIARQESVFVTKQLINKSGDYGEQAAMAEPLGELERIAGISDDNLVADINAYFEAWQALSNEPSGTVERQEVIQMGKNIAKTFASMDADLNELTENINVSIAAEVDTINQMADQIASLNLRIVSTEAGGTSANGLRDDRDQLLQELSELVGINTYEGGSGMVSVQLSSGLPLVEGGIASSMSSSRVDGLTTLSLDMGATTVELGLDDFGGEIKGLMSVRDNEIPQVRDSLDRLAYTLANEVNAVHEAGVDLDGNPGVSFFSYSTSTAADAEAWTGAAATLAVAITQTDQVAAGATSSSGDNTNTLAMVALQDAEVVDGSTFNEFYSQIASKVGLAVDQNTYELETAQDALVQVQNMRDSAVGVSTDEELLLLTQYQTGYRAAAQYINAINEMLDTMLTMGA; translated from the coding sequence ATGGCTGGACTGATTGGCGCATTAAATACCGGCAAGACCGGCCTGATGGTGAGTCAGAAAGGGATTGAAGTCACCGGGAACAACCTGACCAATGCCAGCACCGAAGGCTATTCACGTCAGGTCTTGAAGGTGTCGAGCTCTCCGGCTCTCGAACACAACGGCATTATTGTCGGTCACGGTGCCGTGGTCACGGCCATCGCCCGCCAGGAGTCGGTGTTTGTCACCAAGCAGCTGATTAACAAGTCGGGCGACTATGGCGAACAGGCTGCCATGGCCGAGCCGCTAGGAGAACTGGAACGAATCGCTGGGATCTCCGACGACAACCTGGTTGCGGATATCAATGCCTATTTTGAAGCGTGGCAGGCGTTGAGCAATGAGCCGTCCGGCACGGTTGAACGTCAGGAAGTGATCCAGATGGGGAAAAACATCGCCAAAACTTTTGCCTCCATGGATGCCGATCTCAATGAATTGACGGAAAACATCAATGTTTCCATTGCGGCGGAAGTGGACACCATCAACCAGATGGCCGACCAGATTGCCAGCCTCAATCTGCGCATCGTCTCAACCGAAGCCGGTGGCACCTCGGCCAACGGCTTGCGCGATGACCGCGACCAATTGTTGCAGGAGCTCTCCGAGCTGGTCGGCATCAATACCTATGAAGGTGGCAGCGGCATGGTTTCGGTGCAGCTCAGTTCCGGGTTGCCGCTGGTCGAAGGCGGCATTGCCAGCAGCATGAGTTCCAGTCGGGTTGATGGTTTGACCACTCTGAGCCTGGATATGGGCGCGACCACCGTTGAATTGGGACTGGATGATTTCGGCGGCGAAATCAAAGGCCTCATGTCGGTGCGCGATAACGAGATTCCGCAGGTCCGCGACAGCCTTGACCGTCTGGCCTACACCTTGGCCAACGAGGTTAATGCCGTCCACGAGGCCGGGGTGGATCTTGACGGCAATCCCGGAGTGAGTTTCTTCAGCTACAGCACCTCGACGGCGGCAGATGCCGAAGCCTGGACCGGTGCCGCGGCCACGTTGGCCGTGGCCATTACGCAAACCGATCAGGTCGCGGCAGGAGCAACTTCCTCCTCCGGAGACAACACCAATACTCTGGCGATGGTTGCCCTGCAGGATGCTGAAGTGGTTGACGGCAGCACCTTCAATGAGTTTTACAGCCAGATCGCCTCCAAGGTTGGACTGGCCGTTGACCAGAACACGTATGAGCTGGAGACGGCGCAAGATGCTCTGGTCCAGGTGCAGAACATGCGCGATAGCGCCGTTGGCGTGTCCACCGACGAAGAATTGTTGCTGTTGACCCAGTATCAGACCGGTTACAGGGCCGCCGCCCAATATATCAACGCGATTAACGAAATGCTCGACACGATGCTGACCATGGGAGCCTGA